TGATATAGTGGCTTGTTATCTGTCAGATCATATACGGAAATCCCGATAGAAGCTGTTTGGTAGAATTCATTCCCGAGTAATCGGTCTATCCTGTTTTGCAGTGATGTTTGTGCTATAACAGCTGAAAAATACGGCAATACCAGTAAGCCGATGAGTATTTGTTTTTTTAGTCGTTGCATCAATATTTTGCCTAATTTTTTACAGGTAATATCCGTTTCATGACATCGGCAAATATAGCCGCCATTTTCTGTTGGATGTATGAATTCTCTCCCCGGGTAGGATGCCAGCCATATTTGATACCGTCTACGGTTTGCGTATCAGCTGAATACAACAGGCTATACGCTTGCCCGGTGACCGGATGTTTCTGGTTTTTGGAAAATCCGATATTACGGTCAAATTCTACCAATGGGAGTCCCCACTTTTCCGCAAGTTTACGGATGGATGTATTATAGCTTTCACGGATATCCTGCCAATCGGTACATAATACGATAATGGCCGGTTTCCCGGATCTTGAACCGAAATAAACGGAATTCGAATCGTTTTTCAGCTCGTAGCATTCGGAAATATATCTTTTGATTACATAATCAAATGCCGCGGCATAATTACTCCGGTCAAAGGGTAGGGGATAATCCGTATATTTTTCAAGAAGTTTGGAGTCTTCAAATACATCTTTGTTGTGTACCTGCATGATCACCAGTGCATCTGTTGTTTCCAGTTCTTGCCGGGAATAAAGGGTTCCTTCCGCCATTCTGTTGGCAGTATTGGCAATGGCCTCTCCTCCGATTGCCCGGTTAATTGCCATTGCTCCAATTTCTTTACATCCCATTTCAAACCATTTGTTTTCTTTGGAGGCAAAAGAAGCTCCGGTCAATAGTATCCGGTATTTTTGATCATTGTTTGCAGATTGTGCAAAAGTAC
This genomic interval from Bacteroidales bacterium contains the following:
- a CDS encoding DUF5040 domain-containing protein, with protein sequence MKKTGIVLLLLFTILLSGTFAQSANNDQKYRILLTGASFASKENKWFEMGCKEIGAMAINRAIGGEAIANTANRMAEGTLYSRQELETTDALVIMQVHNKDVFEDSKLLEKYTDYPLPFDRSNYAAAFDYVIKRYISECYELKNDSNSVYFGSRSGKPAIIVLCTDWQDIRESYNTSIRKLAEKWGLPLVEFDRNIGFSKNQKHPVTGQAYSLLYSADTQTVDGIKYGWHPTRGENSYIQQKMAAIFADVMKRILPVKN